GTTTGCCCATTAATGTCCACCTTAATGCCACCACAGAGGTAGTGGGCAGCAGGTACCACCGGAATCATATCCTTGGTAATATCAATACCGATGGAGAGGCACTTCTGGTAAATGTTTGGGAAGTGCGCCTTAATATCGTCGGGGTTCTTGTGGGTGCAGTCGAGGTAAACAAAGTCCTCACCACGAATCTTCATCTCGTTGTCGATGGCGCGGGCCACCACGTCGCGGGGGGCCAGCGAACCACGCTTATCGTAGTCGTGCATAAACTCCTTCCCGTCCTGCGTGCGAAGAATGGCACCAAAGCCACGCATGGCCTCGGTAATCAAAAATGAAGGCCGTTCCCCGGGGTTGAAAAGCGAGGTGGGATGAAACTGGATAAACTCCATATTCTCGATTACGCCCTTGGCCCGATGCACCATGGCAATACCGTCGCCAGTGGCTACGGGAGGGTTGGTGGTGGTATAGTAAATGTTGCCCGTGCCACCCGTTGCCAGCACCGTTACCTTCGACAAAAAGGTGAACACCTTCTGCGTCTTTAGGTCGAGCACGTAGGCGCCGTAACACTCAATATCCTTGTCGTTCTTCTTTACAAGCTTGCCCAGGTGGTGCTGCGTGAGCAGCTCCAGCGCAAAGAAGTTTTCGAGTATTTCAATGTTCTTGTTGGCCTTTACCTGCCGGATAAGCGCCCGCTCAATTTCGGCTCCGGTGCTATCCTTGTGGTGTAGTATGCGGTGCTCGGAGTGCCCACCCTCCTTCGCTAGGTCGTACTGGCCATCGGGATTTCGGTCGAACTTCACCCCCCACCGAATGAGCTCCTTAATTTGCTCCGGAGCCTCGGTAACCACCATGCGCACCACCTCCTCGTTGCAGAGCCCTGCGCCACAGATAAGCGTATCGTTAACGTGCTTTTCGGTGTCGTCGGGCGAATAGGTTACAGCCGCTATCCCACCCTGTGCATAGGCGGTATTGGTATCGTCGAGTGCACTTTTGGTTATCAGGA
The Williamwhitmania sp. DNA segment above includes these coding regions:
- the nadB gene encoding L-aspartate oxidase, translated to MNRKTDFLVVGSGIGGLSFALKVADYGKVILITKSALDDTNTAYAQGGIAAVTYSPDDTEKHVNDTLICGAGLCNEEVVRMVVTEAPEQIKELIRWGVKFDRNPDGQYDLAKEGGHSEHRILHHKDSTGAEIERALIRQVKANKNIEILENFFALELLTQHHLGKLVKKNDKDIECYGAYVLDLKTQKVFTFLSKVTVLATGGTGNIYYTTTNPPVATGDGIAMVHRAKGVIENMEFIQFHPTSLFNPGERPSFLITEAMRGFGAILRTQDGKEFMHDYDKRGSLAPRDVVARAIDNEMKIRGEDFVYLDCTHKNPDDIKAHFPNIYQKCLSIGIDITKDMIPVVPAAHYLCGGIKVDINGQTTIQNLYAVGETASTGLHGGNRLASNSLVEAIVYAERAARVTIQNFQHFALQEAIADWDHEGTTHMEELVLITQNYKEMQQIMSNYVGIVRSNLRLERAMNRLEIIYRETEELYKKSILTQSLCELRNLISVSYLIIRMAQNMRESRGLHYSIDYPAAKTGFEF